One Amorphoplanes digitatis genomic window carries:
- a CDS encoding phosphotransferase, producing the protein MLTRLAGGDVPVPGLIAEPAGALCMRHVPGTHGQELIRAGHAAAVLRSCGQTLRRIQAVDASAVFDGVPPGAAVVVHGDYGPNNMLFDPVSFGAAAVLDWEWAHPGEPVEDLAWCEWIIRMHHPDVVGELGSLFIGYGDRPSWRRRRAAMLAKCETMLAPPRPDGDTSPGARRWRRNLEITGAWTE; encoded by the coding sequence GTGCTTACCAGATTGGCGGGCGGCGACGTACCGGTTCCCGGCCTGATCGCCGAGCCGGCCGGCGCGCTGTGCATGCGGCACGTTCCCGGCACGCACGGCCAGGAGCTGATCCGGGCCGGGCACGCGGCCGCGGTCCTGCGTTCGTGCGGGCAGACGCTGCGCCGGATCCAGGCCGTGGACGCCTCGGCCGTCTTCGACGGCGTGCCGCCGGGCGCGGCGGTGGTCGTGCACGGCGACTACGGCCCCAACAACATGCTCTTCGACCCGGTCAGCTTCGGCGCGGCCGCTGTGCTCGACTGGGAGTGGGCCCACCCGGGTGAACCCGTGGAGGACCTGGCCTGGTGCGAGTGGATCATTCGAATGCACCACCCGGACGTCGTCGGCGAGCTCGGGTCGCTGTTCATCGGCTACGGAGATCGTCCGAGCTGGCGCCGGCGGCGGGCGGCCATGCTGGCCAAGTGCGAAACGATGCTGGCGCCGCCCCGGCCCGATGGGGACACCTCCCCGGGCGCGCGCCGATGGCGCCGGAACCTCGAGATCACCGGCGCCTGGACGGAGTGA
- a CDS encoding DUF2470 domain-containing protein, producing MQPTHAEVARTLAAGHLPATAHIACRQGPYPVRHVTDSQGRVLLLSPRNGALTTALRPADGVDDTALVLDISDLPPVAGAPSLGRVWVAGWAVALTGDEARAAALDYADTDAAPDLLDVGDTQVLHRMDVAEVRYERNGVLVDVDPDDYALAAPDPLRTIEFDLIADLADHHVHEMAVYVRRQLGPAAREGDEPRVVRLDRYGFVVRLGARLARLSFPRPVSDRHDLAHLLHPVLCHRCTAGQEAA from the coding sequence ATGCAGCCCACCCACGCCGAGGTCGCCCGCACCCTGGCCGCCGGCCACCTGCCCGCCACCGCGCACATCGCGTGCCGGCAGGGCCCCTACCCGGTGCGGCACGTGACCGACAGCCAGGGGCGGGTGCTGCTGCTCTCGCCGAGAAACGGGGCGCTGACCACCGCGTTGCGGCCGGCCGACGGCGTCGACGACACCGCGCTCGTGCTCGACATCAGCGACCTGCCGCCGGTCGCCGGCGCACCGTCGCTGGGCCGGGTCTGGGTCGCCGGCTGGGCCGTCGCGCTCACCGGCGACGAGGCCCGCGCGGCCGCGCTCGACTACGCCGACACCGACGCGGCGCCCGACCTGCTCGACGTCGGGGACACCCAGGTCCTGCACCGGATGGACGTGGCGGAGGTGCGCTACGAGCGCAACGGCGTGCTTGTCGACGTCGACCCCGACGACTACGCGCTGGCCGCCCCGGACCCGCTGCGGACGATCGAGTTCGACCTGATCGCGGACCTCGCCGACCACCACGTCCACGAGATGGCCGTCTACGTGCGCCGCCAGCTCGGCCCGGCCGCGCGCGAGGGCGACGAGCCCCGGGTGGTGCGCCTGGACCGGTACGGCTTCGTGGTCCGCCTCGGCGCCCGGCTCGCCCGGCTCTCCTTCCCGCGCCCGGTGTCCGACCGCCACGACCTGGCACACCTGCTGCACCCGGTGCTCTGCCACCGCTGCACCGCCGGCCAGGAGGCGGCCTGA
- a CDS encoding TetR family transcriptional regulator: protein MVRRSGRRPGNQDTKQSILESARKVFAERGFDKASIRAIAGEAQVDPALVHHYFGTKEKLFLASMNSPIDPAEVIPKAMAGPPEEAGERLVRLVLGVWDSPAGAAAVALFRSALSNEWTARLMREFVVTQVLRRAVAELGIDEAQAATRAALVATQIAGLAVVRYVLRVEPVASAPTEQLVAAIGPNVQRYLTGDLPGVFETGDGH, encoded by the coding sequence GGGCGGCGTCCGGGAAACCAGGACACCAAGCAGTCCATCCTGGAGTCCGCCCGCAAGGTCTTCGCGGAGCGGGGCTTCGACAAGGCCTCGATCCGGGCCATCGCCGGCGAGGCCCAGGTCGACCCCGCCCTGGTGCACCACTACTTCGGCACCAAGGAGAAGCTCTTCCTGGCGAGCATGAACTCGCCGATAGACCCGGCCGAGGTCATCCCGAAGGCGATGGCCGGCCCGCCCGAGGAGGCCGGTGAGCGGCTGGTGCGGCTGGTCCTCGGAGTCTGGGACTCGCCGGCCGGCGCCGCCGCGGTCGCGCTGTTCCGCTCCGCGCTGAGCAACGAGTGGACGGCGCGGCTGATGCGCGAGTTCGTGGTCACCCAGGTGCTGCGCCGGGCCGTGGCCGAGCTGGGCATCGACGAGGCGCAGGCCGCCACCCGGGCGGCACTTGTCGCGACCCAGATCGCCGGGCTCGCGGTGGTCCGCTACGTGCTCAGGGTCGAGCCGGTCGCGTCCGCGCCGACCGAGCAGCTGGTCGCGGCGATCGGCCCCAACGTGCAGCGCTACCTGACCGGCGACCTACCGGGCGTCTTCGAGACCGGCGACGGCCACTGA